From the genome of Miscanthus floridulus cultivar M001 chromosome 10, ASM1932011v1, whole genome shotgun sequence, one region includes:
- the LOC136485470 gene encoding putative UDP-rhamnose:rhamnosyltransferase 1, protein MDAVSSASSLPESPPLRIVICPWLAFGHMLPYLELAERLASRGHRVSYVSTPRNLARLPARRNAGVDLVALPLPRVEGLPEGAESTTDVPGDRLEPLWEAFDGLAAPFAEFLAAACAGDGDVVVEGNGKRPPDWILVDTFHHWAPAVALEHRVPCAMLQPSAAFISAIACGASEHAELAAASVFEQMPAVQAQAPPVGMPRHEWEGDKALFTPVGTSGMSIARRITLTLDRCAITAMRSCPEWELHAFSHAAALLGKPLVPLGLLPPSPDGGRGAGMNRDDATVRWLDAQPPKSVVYVALGSEVPLRVELVQELAHGLELAGTRFLWALRKPRGVPDADVLPPGFQERTHGHGMVTTSWVPQNTILAHGAVGSFLTHCGRNSLTEGLQYGHPLIMLPIFADQGPNARLMAGRKVGLQVPRDEDDGSFDRQGIADTVRAVMVDEDTTRVFLANAMKLQEVVADKELHERYIDEFVQRLRSHAPS, encoded by the coding sequence ATGGACGCCGTGTCCTCCGCATCATCCTTGCCGGAGTCTCCACCTCTGCGCATCGTCATCTGCCCGTGGCTCGCGTTCGGGCACATGCTCCCGTACCTGGAGCTCGCCGAGCGCCTGGCGTCGCGGGGCCACCGCGTGTCCTACGTCTCCACGCCCAGAAACCTCGCGCGCCTCCCTGCGCGGCGCAACGCCGGCGTGGACCTCGTGGCGCTGCCGCTCCCGCGCGTCGAGGGCCTCCCCGAGGGCGCCGAGTCCACCACTGACGTCCCTGGCGACAGGCTCGAACCCCTATGGGAGGCCTTCGACGGCCTCGCCGCGCCGTTCGCGGAGTTCCTGGCCGCCGCGtgcgccggcgacggcgacgtCGTCGTCGAGGGGAACGGTAAGAGGCCGCCAGACTGGATCCTCGTCGACACGTTCCACCACTGGGCGCCCGCTGTCGCCCTGGAGCACAGGGTGCCGTGCGCCATGCTCCAGCCCAGCGCTGCCTTCATCTCCGCCATCGCCTGTGGGGCGTCCGAGCATGCGGAGCTGGCAGCTGCCTCTGTCTTCGAACAGATGCCCGCCGTACAAGCACAGGCACCGCCGGTGGGTATGCCCCGTCACGAGTGGGAGGGGGACAAGGCGTTGTTCACACCTGTCGGCACGTCAGGTATGTCGATCGCCCGGCGCATCACCTTGACGCTCGACCGGTGCGCGATCACGGCCATGCGGAGCTGCCCGGAGTGGGAGCTCCACGCCTTTTCGCATGCCGCCGCCCTCCTCGGCAAGCCACTCGTTCCCCTCGGCCTCCTGCCGCCGTCGCCGGATGGAGGCCGCGGCGCCGGCATGAACAGAGACGACGCCACCGTGCGGTGGCTCGACGCGCAGCCACCCAAGTCGGTCGTGTACGTCGCGCTGGGCAGCGAGGTGCCGCTGCGCGTGGAGCTGGTGCAAGAGCTGGCTCATGGACTCGAGCTCGCCGGGACGCGATTCCTCTGGGCGCTGAGGAAGCCCAGGGGCGTTCCCGACGCTGACGTCCTCCCTCCGGGCTTCCAAGAGCGTacgcacggccacggcatggtGACCACGAGCTGGGTGCCGCAGAATACCATACTGGCGCACGGTGCCGTCGGCTCGTTCTTGACGCACTGTGGACGCAACTCGCTTACGGAAGGGCTTCAGTATGGGCACCCTCTGATCATGCTGCCCATCTTCGCAGACCAAGGTCCGAATGCGCGGCTCATGGCGGGCAGGAAGGTCGGGTTGCAGGTGCCAAGGGATGAAGACGATGGGTCTTTCGACCGCCAGGGGATCGCTGACACAGTGCGGGCTGTGATGGTTGATGAAGATACCACGAGGGTCTTTCTAGCAAACGCCATGAAGCTGCAGGAGGTTGTAGCTGATAAGGAGCTCCACGAGAGGTACATTGATGAATTTGTGCAGCGACTTAGATCTCACGCCCCTAGCTGA